From a single Georhizobium profundi genomic region:
- a CDS encoding ligase-associated DNA damage response exonuclease, which yields MRPDDLLKPRPEGLYCPPGDFYIDPVRPVERALVTHGHADHARPGNQNVLATRQTLDIMAIRYGENFAASRQEAAIGERLTINGVTVSFHPAGHVLGSAQICVEKDGLRIVASGDYKPRPDPTCAAFEPVPCDVFITEATFALPVFRHPDDREEIGKLLKSVRQFPERSHLVGAYALGKAQRVIRLIRDAGYDETIYIHGALKTLCDYYESQGVALGPLAPATIDNGKKGDFAGAIVVGPPSAFADRWARRFPDPVSCFASGWMRVRQRAKQRGVELPIILSDHADWDELIETITAISPSEVWVTHGREEALVRWCELNGIRARPLHLVGYEDEAE from the coding sequence ATGCGCCCCGATGATCTGCTCAAGCCGCGCCCCGAGGGGCTCTATTGTCCGCCAGGTGATTTCTACATCGATCCGGTGCGCCCCGTGGAGCGCGCGCTGGTCACGCATGGCCATGCCGATCACGCCCGACCGGGCAATCAGAACGTGCTCGCCACCCGGCAGACGCTGGACATCATGGCGATCCGCTATGGCGAGAACTTCGCGGCCAGCCGGCAAGAAGCGGCAATCGGCGAGAGGCTGACGATCAACGGCGTCACCGTGTCGTTTCATCCCGCCGGGCATGTGCTGGGATCGGCGCAAATCTGCGTCGAGAAGGATGGGCTTCGGATCGTTGCGTCCGGCGATTACAAGCCGCGGCCGGACCCGACCTGTGCGGCGTTCGAGCCGGTGCCCTGCGATGTCTTCATCACCGAGGCGACCTTCGCGCTGCCGGTGTTTCGCCATCCCGACGACCGCGAAGAGATCGGCAAGCTCCTGAAGTCCGTGCGGCAGTTTCCGGAGCGCTCGCACCTCGTCGGCGCCTATGCGCTCGGCAAGGCACAGCGGGTGATCCGGCTGATCCGCGACGCGGGCTATGACGAAACCATCTACATCCACGGCGCGCTGAAGACGCTCTGCGACTATTACGAATCCCAAGGGGTTGCGCTCGGTCCGCTGGCGCCGGCCACCATCGACAACGGCAAGAAGGGCGATTTCGCGGGCGCGATCGTCGTTGGACCGCCGTCGGCCTTTGCCGATCGCTGGGCGCGGCGTTTTCCCGATCCGGTGTCCTGCTTCGCCTCGGGCTGGATGCGCGTGCGCCAGCGCGCCAAGCAACGCGGCGTGGAACTGCCGATCATTCTTTCCGACCATGCCGACTGGGACGAGTTGATCGAAACGATCACCGCCATCTCGCCTTCGGAAGTCTGGGTGACGCATGGGCGCGAAGAGGCGCTGGTTCGCTGGTGCGAGTTGAACGGTATCCGCGCTCGCCCGTTACATCTGGTCGGATACGAAGACGAGGCTGAGTGA
- a CDS encoding ligase-associated DNA damage response DEXH box helicase, whose protein sequence is MEHDPRLAAQLEVDGEGPRFALPAQFIDWFASRGWQPRAHQLELLAKVRSGKSVLLIAPTGAGKTLAGFLPSLTDLAERGPAKPGAARNGIHTLYISPLKALAVDIERNLSRPVDEMKLPIRTETRTGDTSQTKRTRQKTNPPDILLTTPEQLALLLASPDADRFFSDLKTVIFDELHSLVTSKRGHLLALGLARLRRLRPDLVTIGLSATVAEPEELQGWLVAQDGRERRLAERIVVSGGAKPLISILQSDERVPWAGHSARYAIPDVYKAIKDHQTTLLFVNTRSQAEMLFRELWHVNEDNLPIALHHGSLDVSQRRRVEAAMADNALRAVVATSTLDLGIDWGDVDLVIHVGAPKGASRLAQRIGRANHRMDEPSRAILVPANRFEVMECQAALDANYLGAQDTPPIGAGALDVLAQHILGMACSAPFDADELFAEVTSASPYQEVGRDTFDRVLEFVATGGYALKTYDRYAKIRLTADGLWRVSHPRIAQQYRLNVGTIVEAPALNVRLVKRGKAGVTAARGGPTLGKIEEYFLETMVAGDTFLFSGRVLRFEGIRENECIVSLSPSNDAKIPTYAGGKFPLSTYLADQVRAMLADPTQWGALPDQVGDWLRIQKEKSILPSRDELLIETFPRGRRHYMVAYSFEGRLAHQTLGMLLTRRLERARAKPLGFVATDYALAIWALSDMGELFDRRRPALSDLFDEDMLGDDLEAWLAESWLLKRTFRQCAVISGLIERRHPGQEKTGRQVTVSSDLIYDVLRSHEPDHILLQATHADAAAGLLDIRRLSDMLARIKGHIVLKRLSHISPLAVPIMLEVGKESVAGEANDAILEEASEDLIAEAMGESGIGL, encoded by the coding sequence ATGGAGCATGACCCGCGACTGGCAGCACAACTCGAGGTGGATGGCGAAGGGCCTCGGTTTGCCCTGCCTGCGCAATTCATCGACTGGTTCGCCTCGCGCGGGTGGCAGCCGCGTGCGCACCAGTTGGAACTGCTGGCGAAGGTTCGGTCGGGCAAGTCGGTTCTGCTGATCGCGCCGACAGGTGCTGGCAAGACGCTCGCCGGCTTTCTCCCGAGCCTCACCGATCTGGCCGAGCGCGGGCCTGCAAAACCAGGCGCTGCCAGAAACGGCATCCACACGCTCTACATTTCGCCCCTCAAGGCCCTCGCCGTCGATATCGAGCGAAACCTGTCGCGCCCCGTCGACGAAATGAAGCTGCCGATCCGCACCGAGACACGAACCGGCGACACCTCGCAGACCAAGCGCACACGGCAGAAGACCAATCCGCCCGACATTCTTCTGACGACGCCGGAGCAGCTGGCGCTCCTCCTTGCCTCCCCAGATGCGGATCGGTTCTTTTCCGACCTGAAGACCGTCATCTTCGACGAGCTGCATTCGCTGGTGACTTCGAAGCGCGGCCATCTGCTGGCGCTCGGGCTTGCGCGGCTCCGGCGCCTGCGGCCGGATCTCGTGACAATCGGTCTCTCGGCAACCGTGGCGGAGCCGGAAGAGCTGCAGGGCTGGCTGGTGGCGCAGGATGGTCGTGAGCGCCGGCTGGCCGAGCGCATCGTCGTCAGCGGCGGCGCGAAACCCTTGATCAGCATCCTGCAGTCGGATGAGCGCGTGCCCTGGGCCGGCCATTCGGCCCGCTACGCGATCCCGGACGTCTACAAGGCCATCAAGGACCATCAGACGACCCTGCTTTTCGTCAACACGCGCAGCCAGGCGGAAATGCTGTTCCGCGAACTCTGGCACGTGAACGAAGACAATCTCCCGATCGCGCTGCATCACGGCTCGCTCGATGTCAGCCAGCGAAGGCGCGTGGAAGCGGCAATGGCCGACAATGCGCTCCGCGCCGTCGTCGCGACCTCCACGCTCGATCTTGGCATCGACTGGGGCGATGTGGATCTCGTCATTCATGTGGGCGCGCCGAAGGGCGCAAGCCGGCTCGCCCAGCGTATCGGGCGCGCCAATCACCGCATGGACGAGCCGAGCCGCGCGATCCTCGTTCCGGCCAATCGCTTCGAGGTGATGGAATGCCAGGCGGCGCTCGACGCCAACTATCTCGGTGCCCAGGACACGCCCCCGATTGGCGCGGGCGCACTTGACGTTTTGGCCCAGCACATCCTCGGAATGGCTTGCTCGGCCCCCTTCGATGCGGATGAGCTCTTTGCGGAAGTCACCTCCGCCTCGCCCTATCAGGAGGTCGGACGCGACACGTTCGACCGGGTTCTGGAGTTCGTCGCGACCGGCGGCTATGCGCTGAAGACATATGATCGCTATGCCAAGATCCGCCTGACCGCCGACGGCCTTTGGCGCGTCTCCCATCCGCGGATCGCTCAGCAATATCGCCTCAACGTCGGAACGATCGTGGAGGCCCCGGCGCTCAACGTCCGGCTCGTTAAGCGCGGCAAGGCAGGCGTGACAGCGGCGCGTGGCGGGCCCACGCTCGGCAAGATCGAGGAATACTTTCTCGAGACGATGGTTGCCGGCGACACGTTTCTCTTTTCCGGCCGCGTGCTGCGTTTCGAAGGTATTCGCGAGAACGAGTGCATCGTTTCGCTGTCGCCGAGCAACGATGCGAAGATCCCGACCTACGCCGGCGGCAAGTTTCCGCTCTCGACCTATCTGGCAGACCAGGTGCGCGCCATGCTGGCCGATCCCACCCAATGGGGCGCTCTGCCCGACCAGGTCGGAGACTGGCTGCGCATCCAGAAGGAAAAATCGATTCTGCCATCACGCGACGAGCTCTTGATCGAGACCTTTCCCAGAGGCCGACGGCATTACATGGTCGCCTATTCCTTCGAAGGCCGCCTCGCCCACCAGACGCTCGGGATGCTCCTGACGCGCCGGCTGGAGCGGGCGCGCGCAAAGCCGCTCGGCTTCGTGGCAACCGATTATGCCCTGGCGATCTGGGCACTGTCCGACATGGGCGAACTTTTCGACAGGCGCCGGCCGGCTCTCTCCGATTTGTTCGACGAAGACATGCTGGGCGACGACCTCGAAGCATGGCTCGCCGAATCCTGGCTGCTCAAGCGGACCTTCAGGCAGTGCGCCGTGATCTCAGGACTCATCGAGCGCCGGCATCCGGGCCAGGAAAAGACCGGCCGTCAGGTCACCGTCTCATCCGACCTCATCTACGATGTTCTGCGCAGCCATGAGCCGGACCACATCCTCCTGCAGGCGACCCATGCCGATGCGGCGGCGGGACTTCTCGACATCCGGCGTCTTTCCGACATGCTCGCGCGCATCAAGGGGCACATCGTCTTGAAGCGCCTCTCGCATATTTCACCGCTCGCAGTGCCGATCATGCTCGAAGTGGGCAAGGAATCGGTGGCCGGCGAGGCCAATGACGCGATCCTGGAAGAAGCATCGGAAGATTTGATTGCGGAAGCCATGGGCGAATCGGGTATCGGTCTGTGA
- a CDS encoding methyltransferase domain-containing protein, which yields MTQLSFSSGDLVADRRADYARMLADAGDFAAAADLMRQALELVPSWPAGHFTLGVLEEKSGRLAAASEAFREVLRLAPADIYGAGLKLAALGQAQAPSQPPAAYVARLFDDYAERFDSALVEGLSYSIPEKLTALIVANAPDRFKTAIDLGCGTGLLGERLRNRVSFLKGYDISKGMLAKAAEKAVYDQLAPADLASGPANGGVPLPDNEALKADLVTAADVFMYLGDLEPVFATAAAIIATDGYFAFSVEDGAADVDWQLQPSLRYRHGEHYLRALLDRHGFDIVVTERGPIRKDGAETIIGLLVVARRRSAAGVTLADLPVIDASPDIAPTEVLH from the coding sequence ATGACACAACTGTCGTTTTCCTCCGGCGATCTGGTAGCCGATCGGCGCGCCGATTATGCGCGCATGCTCGCCGATGCGGGCGACTTCGCGGCCGCTGCCGATCTCATGCGCCAGGCGCTCGAACTCGTGCCCTCATGGCCAGCAGGCCATTTTACCCTTGGCGTGCTTGAGGAAAAATCCGGGCGTCTCGCAGCGGCGAGCGAGGCCTTTCGCGAGGTTCTGCGTCTTGCACCGGCGGATATCTACGGCGCCGGGCTAAAGCTCGCGGCGCTCGGCCAGGCACAGGCCCCGAGCCAGCCCCCGGCCGCCTATGTCGCGCGGCTGTTCGACGACTACGCCGAACGCTTCGATTCCGCGCTCGTCGAGGGCCTTTCCTATTCGATCCCGGAGAAACTGACCGCGCTGATTGTCGCCAACGCGCCGGACCGCTTCAAGACGGCAATCGATCTCGGCTGCGGAACCGGGCTTCTCGGCGAACGCCTGCGCAACCGCGTCTCGTTCCTCAAGGGCTACGACATCTCCAAGGGCATGCTGGCGAAGGCTGCGGAAAAAGCGGTTTATGACCAGCTCGCACCGGCGGACCTCGCAAGCGGCCCCGCCAACGGGGGCGTGCCACTGCCGGACAATGAAGCGCTGAAGGCGGATCTCGTCACCGCTGCCGACGTCTTCATGTATCTCGGCGATCTGGAGCCGGTCTTCGCGACGGCTGCCGCGATCATTGCAACCGATGGCTATTTCGCCTTTTCGGTCGAGGACGGAGCAGCCGATGTCGACTGGCAACTGCAGCCATCCCTTCGCTACAGGCACGGCGAACACTATCTGCGCGCCCTTCTGGATCGGCATGGCTTCGACATCGTGGTGACCGAGCGCGGGCCGATCCGCAAGGATGGAGCCGAGACGATCATCGGTCTTCTGGTCGTTGCCCGTAGGCGCTCGGCCGCGGGCGTCACGCTCGCCGATCTGCCGGTGATCGACGCTTCACCCGATATCGCACCGACGGAAGTGCTGCACTGA
- a CDS encoding TIGR02186 family protein, producing the protein MRPFAALFGILLCLLAGSALAQQREPTERLDIGVSTNEIAITSDFTGADITVFGALDSADPFLLELGEYDIVVALVGPQRQTTVWRKERVLGIWVNRRSMEFEPVAASYSLSSTRPVERITGSIVLDRYEIGSNNIRLVPTGAIGDGSNIAVFRDALRRLKQTSGLYEAAPHGVDFVSSSLFRASIRLPANVPLGEHTIRAYLFKSGNFVMERDLPLRVVKTGLEQFIYSAAYEDSLLYGIVCVVLAMLTGWVGSVIFRKN; encoded by the coding sequence ATGAGGCCGTTCGCAGCACTTTTCGGCATCCTCCTCTGCCTGCTGGCAGGGTCAGCGCTCGCCCAGCAACGAGAGCCCACCGAGCGCCTCGATATCGGCGTCTCGACGAACGAAATCGCGATCACATCCGATTTCACGGGGGCCGACATCACGGTGTTCGGGGCGCTCGACAGTGCCGATCCGTTTCTCCTGGAGCTCGGCGAGTACGACATCGTCGTGGCGCTGGTCGGCCCGCAGCGCCAGACGACCGTCTGGCGCAAGGAAAGGGTGCTCGGCATCTGGGTCAACCGTCGATCGATGGAATTCGAGCCCGTCGCGGCTTCCTATTCGCTGTCAAGCACGCGGCCGGTGGAGCGAATCACCGGGTCGATCGTGCTCGATCGCTACGAGATCGGGTCCAACAACATCCGGCTGGTGCCGACAGGCGCCATTGGCGATGGCAGCAATATCGCAGTGTTTCGCGATGCGCTTCGGCGACTGAAGCAGACGAGCGGGCTTTATGAAGCCGCGCCGCACGGCGTCGATTTCGTCAGCTCGAGCCTGTTTCGGGCCTCGATTCGCCTGCCGGCCAACGTGCCGCTCGGAGAGCACACGATCCGGGCCTATCTGTTCAAGAGCGGCAATTTCGTAATGGAGCGGGATCTGCCGCTGCGGGTCGTGAAAACCGGCCTGGAGCAGTTCATCTATTCGGCGGCCTACGAGGATTCGCTGCTTTACGGCATCGTCTGCGTGGTGCTCGCCATGCTGACCGGCTGGGTCGGCAGCGTGATCTTCCGCAAGAACTGA
- the pdeM gene encoding ligase-associated DNA damage response endonuclease PdeM, translating to MNHHAALRLSSAETDMPGRTIAIEIAGVEVVCDALGVAYLERSGTLIVSDLHLEKGAAFARRGMMLPPYDTAATLDLLEAAIRRYEPKAVISLGDSFHDRIGAAHMPAIYEERLRHAMAGRQWFWISGNHDPERPANLPGEATDALYVDGLCFRHEPTARRADCRGEVAGHLHPSARVVRRGRAVRRPCFASDGTRLVMPAFGVTTGGLDLRHRAMQGLFDRATLSAHLLGRERLYSVRFANLIG from the coding sequence ATGAACCACCATGCCGCCCTGCGGCTTTCCTCCGCCGAAACTGACATGCCCGGCCGCACGATCGCCATCGAGATCGCGGGCGTCGAAGTCGTTTGCGATGCGCTTGGCGTGGCCTATCTGGAACGAAGCGGCACGCTGATCGTCAGCGATCTGCATCTGGAAAAAGGTGCCGCCTTTGCAAGACGTGGCATGATGCTGCCGCCCTACGATACGGCCGCGACCCTCGATCTCCTGGAAGCGGCGATCCGGCGCTACGAGCCGAAAGCCGTGATCAGCCTCGGCGACAGTTTCCACGACCGGATCGGAGCGGCCCATATGCCGGCGATCTATGAGGAGCGGCTACGTCACGCCATGGCGGGTCGGCAGTGGTTCTGGATTTCCGGCAATCACGATCCGGAGCGGCCGGCGAACCTGCCGGGCGAAGCGACGGACGCGCTTTATGTGGATGGCTTGTGCTTTCGCCACGAACCGACCGCACGGCGCGCCGACTGCCGGGGCGAGGTCGCCGGCCATCTGCATCCATCCGCCCGCGTCGTTCGGCGTGGTCGTGCGGTGCGCCGCCCGTGTTTTGCCTCCGACGGCACCCGCCTCGTCATGCCGGCATTCGGCGTGACCACCGGCGGGCTGGATCTGCGCCATCGCGCCATGCAGGGCCTCTTCGACCGCGCGACGCTGTCGGCACATCTGCTCGGCCGCGAGCGGCTCTATTCGGTGCGCTTCGCCAATCTGATCGGCTAG
- a CDS encoding sulfite exporter TauE/SafE family protein, producing the protein MTIYLPIAELSVNIFVILGMGAAVGFLSGMFGIGGGFLITPLLIFYNIPPAVAVATGANQVVASSFSGSLWHFKRGSLDIKLGVVLLIGGIAGAALGIWIFTLLRRLGQLDLIVSLMYVLFLSIVGGLMLWESINSMRRAARKETVALRKPGQHIWVHRLPMKMRFKKSKLYLSVIPVIALGFAIGILTSVMGVGGGFIMVPAMIYLLRIPTNVVIGTSLFQIIFVTAFTTIMQATTNYSVDIVLAFLLMVAGVIGAQYGVRVGQKLRGEQLRALLALLVLAVGMRLGLDLLLPPDEVYSVIIEGAAF; encoded by the coding sequence GTGACCATCTACCTGCCGATCGCAGAATTATCGGTCAACATCTTCGTCATTCTCGGCATGGGTGCGGCGGTCGGATTCCTGTCGGGCATGTTCGGCATCGGCGGCGGTTTTCTCATCACGCCGCTTCTCATCTTCTACAACATCCCGCCTGCAGTCGCCGTCGCCACCGGCGCAAACCAAGTCGTCGCCTCGTCCTTCTCCGGCTCGCTCTGGCATTTCAAGCGCGGCTCTCTCGATATCAAGCTCGGGGTGGTGCTGCTCATCGGCGGCATTGCGGGGGCGGCGCTCGGCATCTGGATCTTTACGCTTTTGCGGCGGCTCGGTCAGCTCGATCTCATCGTTTCGCTGATGTATGTGCTGTTTCTCTCCATCGTCGGCGGACTGATGCTGTGGGAAAGCATCAATTCGATGCGCCGCGCCGCGCGCAAGGAGACGGTCGCGCTGCGCAAGCCCGGCCAGCACATCTGGGTGCACCGGCTGCCGATGAAGATGCGCTTCAAGAAATCGAAGCTCTATCTCAGCGTCATCCCGGTCATCGCGCTCGGCTTCGCCATCGGCATTCTGACGTCGGTGATGGGCGTGGGTGGCGGGTTCATCATGGTCCCGGCGATGATCTACCTCCTGCGTATCCCAACCAACGTCGTTATCGGGACATCGCTCTTCCAGATCATCTTCGTCACGGCCTTCACCACCATCATGCAGGCGACGACGAACTACTCGGTCGATATCGTTCTTGCTTTCCTGCTCATGGTCGCCGGCGTCATCGGCGCGCAATATGGCGTACGGGTCGGGCAGAAACTGCGCGGCGAGCAGCTTCGGGCGCTGCTTGCGCTTCTCGTGCTCGCCGTCGGCATGCGCCTCGGGCTCGATCTCCTGCTGCCGCCGGATGAAGTCTATTCGGTGATCATCGAAGGAGCGGCGTTCTGA